The proteins below come from a single Magallana gigas chromosome 10, xbMagGiga1.1, whole genome shotgun sequence genomic window:
- the LOC109617313 gene encoding uncharacterized protein — MKTRLIAAVFFIFYTGTVQNCTIVIKNHGMEIKESTSYWDDVGYTLTSCEAACQSDSSCFGYSFDSDSGICAKSKETGTKNANSCPTCSFHSKRCGLDCSVTYTSYGNDKASENPYSTSTKSYPECETSCSSDQNCTGFGYDSSTNQCTLTEINIVEVAEYTCTTCTFSLKVCNGSIGGITATQNVITELTTLTNVVTTVNEISTTPDVTPDVIKTTERTTASKTETETSQSILTSMEDTTANDQITTLTSAESTKTTTAFTSPESTTTTTSFTSSESTTTTAFTSPESTTTTTAFTSPESITTTTTPFTSPEPRTTKTTFTSPESTITTIIPRPFPTMNQDTTSEIITTTLETDSVETTTNLDNTSSMSIYFTENNDVNGSSNLCVCHCVYDNMTSLKMRIEERKNTLKMSKDDLSSFHRRLNCAYDPRNSSKVVGGVGILVLTLILSLIIIPDILTTASRLTRKRKLKKT, encoded by the exons ATGAAGACCAGACTGATTGCGGcggtatttttcattttctatacTGGAACTGTCCAAA ATTGTACGATTGTCATTAAAAACCACGGCATGGAAATAAAAGAGTCCACGTCATACTGGGATGACGTAGGGTACACGCTGACGTCATGCGAAGCTGCATGTCAATCAGACTCTTCTTGCTTTGGTTACTCCTTTGATTCGGATAGCGGGATATGCGCCAAGTCAAAGGAAACGGGGACGAAGAATGCCAACAGCTGTCCAACATGCTCTTTCCATAGCAAACGATGCGGATTAG ATTGCTCAGTAACATACACAAGTTATGGTAATGATAAAGCATCTGAAAATCCATACTCAACATCAACCAAGAGTTATCCAGAGTGTGAGACAAGCTGCTCGTCTGATCAAAATTGCACTGGTTTTGGATACGATTCATCAACCAATCAATGTACATTGACCGAAATAAACATCGTAGAAGTGGCAGAATATACTTGTACAACCTGTACGTTTTCGTTAAAGGTATGTAATGGAAGCATTGGTGGTATAACGGCGACACAAAATGTCATCACAGAACTAACTACGTTAACCAATGTGGTTACTACAGTGAATGAAATCAGCACAACACCTGACGTCACCCCTGACGTCATCAAGACAACTGAAAGAACTACAGCTTCAAAAACAGAGACTGAAACGTCACAATCAATTTTAACTTCAATGGAAGACACAACGGCTAATGATCAAATAACAACACTAACCTCGGCCGAATCAACGAAAACAACAACAGCATTTACATCGCCCGAATCAACGACAACAACAACATCATTTACATCGTCCGAATCAACAACAACGACAGCATTTACATCGCCTGAATCaacgacaacaacaacagcatTTACATCGCCCGaatcaataacaacaacaacgacaCCATTTACATCACCCGAACCAAGGACAACAAAGACAACATTTACCTCGCCCGAATCAACGATAACAACGATAATTCCACGACCGTTTCCAACTATGAACCAAGATACCACTTCAGAAATCATCACAACAACATTAGAAACCGACTCCGTTGAAACAACCACAAACCTTGACAATACCTCCTCTATGTCGATATATTTTACAGAGAATAACGATGTAAATGGATCATCAAATCTATGTGTCTGTCACTGTGTTTATGATAATATGACATCGCTAAAAATGAGAATAGAAGAACGCAAAAACACCTTAAAAATGAGTAAAGATGACTTGTCTTCTTTCCACAGACGCCTGAATTGCGCCTACGATCCTCGGAATTCCTCTAAGGTTGTTGGAGGAGTAGGAATCCTTGTATTGACTTTAATATTGTCACTGATTATTATTCCGGATATTCTAACAACTGCCAGCAGACttacaagaaaaagaaaacttaagaaaacttaa